In the Pseudomonadota bacterium genome, one interval contains:
- a CDS encoding class I SAM-dependent methyltransferase — MPGVESRPHERPRPVHQPIRPDQGVLGAYYDLWFEKVRDRAQRVGYSPSDRYNDAVKNRLLAEIITPRLRSADARWLDYGCGPAHLFKDLVETRGAWRVGMDISSAIIAENRGRFDGESRTEFHTLDDGFLDQADEGTFDCITCIEVLEHVYDLDATVGRLSRLLRPGGLLVITTPNGRRVAPMLRRILPRAIALYLEDRLEHRGIDELEDADVDLAAFQVKTHFHEVSTDELHDLLRRKGLRVVETSLLALKIMPNRTFNWLARRLSGFVSAMEVLDRATRHWPVGVFKTSLLVTARRPATESQARTQEA, encoded by the coding sequence CTGCCTGGGGTCGAATCTCGACCCCACGAGAGGCCGCGACCCGTGCATCAACCGATTCGTCCCGATCAAGGCGTTCTCGGCGCCTATTACGACCTGTGGTTCGAGAAGGTGCGCGATCGCGCGCAGCGTGTGGGATATTCCCCTTCCGATCGCTACAACGACGCCGTCAAGAATCGCCTGCTTGCCGAGATCATCACGCCGCGGCTTCGCTCTGCTGACGCGCGATGGCTCGATTACGGGTGCGGACCCGCCCATCTCTTCAAGGATCTCGTGGAGACCCGCGGCGCCTGGCGGGTGGGGATGGACATCTCCTCGGCCATCATCGCCGAGAACCGGGGGCGCTTCGATGGCGAGAGCCGAACCGAGTTCCACACGCTTGACGATGGGTTCCTCGATCAAGCTGACGAGGGGACTTTCGATTGCATCACGTGCATCGAGGTGCTCGAGCACGTCTACGATCTCGACGCGACCGTGGGTCGCCTCTCGCGCCTGCTGCGCCCGGGAGGGCTGCTGGTCATCACCACGCCGAACGGTCGGCGTGTCGCGCCGATGCTACGCCGAATCCTCCCCAGAGCGATCGCGCTCTATCTCGAGGATCGCCTGGAGCATCGCGGCATCGACGAGCTCGAGGACGCCGACGTCGATCTTGCGGCGTTCCAGGTGAAGACCCACTTCCACGAGGTGAGCACCGACGAGCTGCACGATCTGCTGCGGCGCAAGGGGCTGCGTGTGGTCGAGACCAGTCTGCTGGCGCTGAAGATCATGCCCAATCGCACCTTCAACTGGCTGGCGCGACGCCTTTCCGGGTTTGTTTCAGCGATGGAGGTCCTCGATAGGGCAACCCGTCACTGGCCCGTGGGGGTCTTCAAGACCAGCCTTCTGGTCACCGCGCGGAGACCCGCCACGGAGAGTCAGGCGCGCACGCAGGAAGCCTGA
- a CDS encoding peptidase codes for MTTAGYLRHPAIWGNDIVFVAEDDLWTVSADGGRAWRITAGVGEVSTPCFSPDGTKLAFVGREEGPAEVYCMPVHGGEAERLTYQGTPCRVCGWTRDGASIVYASAAERAFRRDEWLYTVGPGDLLPQRLPLGPASALSFGPQGMSLIGRNTAEPARWKRYRGGTIGQIWVDAHGDGAYVRLRSLEGNLASPCWVDDRIFFIADHEGVGNVYSCQADGSDVRRHTDHEEFYARALSTDGKRLVYHAGADIYVLDPAQDQARRVDLVLSTSRTQRNRRFVSPGRYLHSVDLEPDGSGLALTSRGKAFVLSNWEGAVRQLGDPEGVRYRLLTWLRDGQRLVAAASDESPHERLVRFAAPQDGAPLESQRLDDLDLGRMLLIEASPAHDRVIVTNHRNELMLVDLEAAPPTARVLDTSGHGRIAGVAWSPDGAWVAYGFPDSLQTTKIKLCRVETGETYDATSPVLHDFNPAFDPKGRYLYFIGQRDFDPVHDQMQFDLGFPRGARPFLVTLREDVPSPFVPLPRPLSPDKKKDEGAKKKPSDLPEPAGDVIGAGDARLDEDVLAESEDRMRIDLDGLSRRVVAFPVAEARYSAIVGLDKKAVFSWFPVEGARRLTDTEGGGPRGILECYDFENQKQERLVDGISSFGLSMDRKTLVYRSGSRLRVLKAGDKPPESKSGAKDGSKPSRQSGWIDLDRVKVSTRPSTEWRQMFREAWRLQREHFWVADMCGIDWDAVYDRYRPLVDRVATRSEFSDLLWELQGELGTSHAYEYGGEYRPAPDYRQGFLGVDWAVDEEGRCVIHRIIEGDPWDARSTSSLAAPAANLRSGDVVLAINGQSVGHRTPPGARLVNLGGSEVELLVQRGQEVRTVTVKALTNERSARYRDWVNEKRRRVHERTSGRVGYIHIPDMSAEGFAEFHRAYLVEYDREGLLIDVRFNGGGNVSGLLLEKLARRRLGYDFPRWGAPVPYPQESPRGPMAALTNEHAGSDGDMFSHAFKMLKLGPLLGVRTWGGVIGIWPRHTLADGTVTTQPEFSFFFDDVGWQIENYGTDPDIEIENAPQDYARSHDAQLERAIDEVIRLLDETPPHTPSPKLHPRFAQPRLKPR; via the coding sequence GTGACCACTGCCGGATATCTGCGTCACCCCGCGATCTGGGGCAACGACATCGTGTTCGTGGCGGAAGACGATCTCTGGACGGTTTCCGCAGATGGAGGACGCGCCTGGAGAATCACCGCAGGGGTTGGCGAGGTCTCTACCCCATGCTTCTCGCCGGATGGCACGAAGCTGGCATTTGTCGGGAGAGAAGAAGGCCCGGCAGAGGTCTATTGCATGCCTGTTCACGGGGGAGAGGCAGAGCGGCTCACCTATCAGGGAACCCCTTGTCGGGTCTGCGGATGGACGCGTGACGGGGCGTCCATCGTCTATGCGTCGGCGGCTGAACGCGCGTTTCGACGAGATGAATGGCTCTACACCGTCGGTCCGGGAGATCTTCTCCCCCAACGGCTCCCCCTGGGCCCTGCAAGTGCGCTGTCGTTCGGTCCGCAGGGGATGTCGCTGATCGGGCGCAACACCGCGGAACCTGCCCGTTGGAAGCGATATCGCGGAGGCACCATCGGACAGATCTGGGTCGATGCACACGGAGACGGCGCCTACGTGCGTCTGCGATCGCTCGAGGGGAACCTGGCCAGCCCGTGCTGGGTCGATGACCGCATCTTCTTCATCGCTGATCACGAAGGCGTCGGTAACGTGTACTCGTGTCAGGCTGACGGCAGCGACGTGAGACGCCACACCGATCACGAAGAGTTCTACGCACGCGCGCTCTCCACCGATGGGAAGCGTCTCGTCTACCACGCGGGCGCAGACATCTACGTACTCGATCCCGCGCAAGATCAGGCTCGACGCGTCGATCTCGTCTTGTCGACCTCGCGTACGCAGCGCAACCGACGATTCGTCTCTCCTGGGCGTTATCTGCACAGCGTCGATCTCGAGCCGGATGGCAGCGGACTCGCACTGACCTCTCGTGGCAAGGCCTTCGTGCTCTCGAACTGGGAGGGCGCAGTGCGCCAGCTCGGAGATCCGGAGGGCGTTCGCTATCGCCTGCTGACCTGGCTTCGAGATGGTCAGCGGCTGGTGGCCGCCGCCTCAGACGAGAGCCCGCACGAGCGGTTGGTGCGTTTCGCCGCGCCCCAGGATGGCGCTCCGCTGGAATCGCAGCGCCTCGACGACCTCGATCTGGGTCGCATGCTCCTGATCGAGGCCTCTCCTGCGCATGATCGCGTGATCGTCACCAACCACCGGAATGAGCTGATGCTGGTTGATCTCGAGGCAGCGCCTCCCACGGCCCGGGTTCTTGACACGAGTGGCCACGGGCGCATCGCGGGCGTCGCCTGGTCGCCGGATGGCGCCTGGGTAGCCTACGGGTTTCCCGACAGCCTGCAGACCACGAAGATAAAGCTGTGTCGCGTGGAGACCGGAGAGACATACGACGCCACCTCGCCCGTGCTGCACGATTTCAATCCCGCGTTCGATCCGAAGGGGCGCTACCTGTACTTCATCGGTCAGCGCGACTTCGATCCGGTCCACGATCAGATGCAGTTCGATCTGGGATTTCCGCGTGGCGCGCGACCGTTTCTCGTGACCTTGCGCGAAGATGTTCCATCACCCTTCGTTCCGCTTCCCAGGCCGCTCAGCCCGGACAAGAAGAAGGACGAGGGTGCGAAGAAGAAGCCTTCTGATCTGCCTGAGCCGGCGGGCGATGTCATCGGTGCGGGCGATGCGCGTCTCGATGAAGATGTGCTCGCAGAGAGCGAAGACCGGATGCGCATCGACCTCGACGGACTGTCTCGCCGCGTGGTGGCGTTTCCTGTTGCTGAAGCGCGTTACAGCGCGATTGTCGGGCTCGACAAGAAAGCTGTCTTCTCCTGGTTTCCTGTCGAGGGTGCGCGCAGGCTGACCGACACCGAAGGGGGCGGACCCAGAGGCATCCTCGAGTGCTATGACTTCGAGAACCAGAAACAGGAGCGCCTGGTCGACGGCATCAGCAGCTTCGGTCTCTCGATGGATCGAAAGACCCTGGTCTATCGATCGGGTTCGCGCCTGCGTGTCTTGAAGGCGGGAGACAAGCCTCCAGAGAGCAAGAGCGGTGCCAAGGATGGCAGCAAGCCGAGTCGGCAGAGCGGCTGGATCGATCTCGACCGCGTCAAGGTGTCGACACGACCCAGCACGGAGTGGCGCCAGATGTTTCGTGAAGCGTGGCGCCTGCAGAGAGAGCACTTCTGGGTGGCCGACATGTGTGGCATCGATTGGGACGCGGTGTACGATCGGTATCGCCCGCTTGTCGATCGCGTGGCCACGCGGTCAGAGTTCTCCGATCTGCTGTGGGAGCTCCAAGGAGAGCTGGGAACCTCCCACGCCTACGAATACGGTGGGGAGTATCGACCCGCACCGGATTATCGCCAGGGCTTCTTAGGGGTGGACTGGGCGGTTGATGAGGAAGGTCGATGCGTCATCCACCGGATCATCGAAGGGGATCCGTGGGACGCACGTTCCACGTCATCGCTGGCGGCGCCCGCCGCCAACCTGAGGTCGGGTGACGTGGTGCTCGCCATCAACGGTCAGTCGGTGGGGCACCGAACCCCTCCGGGAGCACGGCTCGTGAACCTGGGAGGAAGCGAGGTGGAGCTCCTGGTGCAGCGGGGTCAGGAGGTGCGCACGGTCACCGTGAAGGCGCTCACGAACGAGCGCTCGGCCCGCTATCGCGATTGGGTCAACGAGAAGCGCCGGCGCGTTCACGAGCGAACGTCCGGGCGGGTGGGATACATCCACATCCCCGACATGAGCGCCGAGGGCTTCGCGGAGTTCCACCGCGCCTATCTGGTCGAGTACGATCGCGAAGGGCTCTTGATCGACGTGCGCTTCAATGGCGGGGGAAATGTCTCCGGCCTGTTGCTCGAGAAGCTCGCACGGCGTCGCCTGGGCTACGATTTCCCGCGCTGGGGCGCGCCCGTTCCCTATCCCCAGGAATCTCCCCGCGGCCCCATGGCGGCCCTGACCAACGAGCACGCGGGGTCTGATGGCGACATGTTCAGCCACGCGTTCAAGATGCTCAAGCTGGGGCCGCTGCTCGGCGTGCGCACGTGGGGTGGGGTCATCGGCATCTGGCCTCGCCACACCTTGGCCGACGGTACCGTGACGACACAGCCGGAGTTCTCGTTTTTCTTCGACGACGTGGGGTGGCAGATCGAGAACTACGGCACCGATCCGGACATCGAGATCGAGAACGCGCCTCAAGACTACGCCCGCTCGCACGACGCGCAGCTCGAGCGTGCCATCGATGAGGTGATTCGCCTGCTCGACGAGACGCCGCCGCACACCCCTTCGCCGAAGCTGCACCCACGGTTTGCCCAGCCGCGCCTCAAGCCGCGCTGA